The genomic segment AGTTGTTTTGTGACCGGCCCTTCGACGCCATTGCCATAGATCCGATCATCGACGCGCACGACAGGTACAGGCCCGCCGCCGGATGTCGCCGTGAAGATTTCGTGCGCCTCCAGGAAATCGTCGAGGGGGACGTCGCGAATCTCCACCATGATTCCGGCCTCTGCTGCTGCTTCCAGCACAGTCATTCTTGTGATGCCTTCCAGGCAGTTCCGGGCAGGGGTGACCAGCTTGCCCTCCTTCACCGCGAAGACATTGAAGCCCGGGCCTTCAGCTACCGTCCCGTCGGCAGCAGTCAGAAGAACAGTGTCCGCACCCTGATCGTAGGCCTCGAACAGCCCGGCGGTAAAGTCCCCCCAGTGGTAGTTCTTTACGCGCGGATTGACGGCATCTTCGCCTATGCGCCGCACAGACTTGGCAACCCAAAGGTGAGCCCCTCGGGTCGCTACATCCTTTGGAATGACATTCACGTAGGGCACGCACCAAGCAAAAAAATGATTGCCGCAGAGACGTGGATCTCGGATGCCGGGAATCTCAGGAGCTCCCCGCGAACAGACCATAGAAACATAGGACCAGGTGAGCCCTGAAGCTGCGACGATGGTATGCAACGCACCGCGAATAGCCTCGCGATCTTCGGCGGGTTTTAGACGCAACGCGGCCATGGAGGCCTCAAACCGATCGAGATGATCCTCAAGGCGGAAGAACGCGTCATCGATCACCATGACCACATCGTAGGTGATGTCCGAATGCGTGAGCCCCCAGTCGGTGACACCGATGGAAGCCTCCCCGACGGGAATCAGTCGCCCGCGCTGCCAAGCCGCTCCCTGATGGAATTTCATGCTCTGCTCCTACTGGCCGCGAGGACAATGAGATCCTCTGCTAGGCATTGACACGATAACTCGGCAACACGAGAGCAATCGCTTCTCGCCATTTTATCCTAGGCAGCTTTGCAGGCACCAGCCCATACCGCGAATGCATTGGATCTTAGGATCTTGTAGCTGGGTCGACTGAGGAGATGACGTTGACAGTTGAAGGTGTTGTAGGTGGCGGCATGAACGGATAGGCCAAGATCGGCGAAGGCTTTTGATAGGAGCGCAACCTATCCGTCACGATACTGGGCGGCGATGCGCCGCCAACCCTCCTACGGCAGCACCTCCAGCAGGGCATTCCGTTGGACTGCTCAAGCCAACGTAAGGCCTATGATTCCTTAGAAAATCCGGCCTGAACGTCGCCTGGAACCCAAGCCCCCCGAAAGCCAAAGCGCACCGCCAAAAGACATCGTAGAGAAAGACGGTCCTTTACCGCCCAAAAGAGCCGCCACTACTCAAAGGTCAGCACCATCAACATCCACTCCGTGAAGCTGAAAGGCGGACTTGGCAAGATCAATCCCGAGGGCGCTTTCAGGGCAAAATGGCAAAGCTTGGTGAGCGTCCTTGAGCTTGGTGAGTTAAAGTGTGATTTCCCCCTCGATTGTATGGGATGCTATGCGCCTGTTAGGCATAGCCTCTGGGTAGTTAGGATACTCTTTATAGCGACATTGCCACACTTTTAACGATTCCTATTCTGGCCCTGATAAAGTACAAAATTAGCATGTCACAGATTCCCAGCAGGCCTCCCCTGAATGGCAACGAGCCTCACCCAATCGACGAACGCCTTTTCATCGGCGGGGTTCAGAAAGCTTTGCTCGTACTCCGAGCCTTCTATGACCAAACGCAAGCACTGAGTTTGAGCGAGATTGCCAAATCAACCGGTATCGGCAGAAGTGCGGCTCAGCGGTTCCTTTATACATTAAAGGTTCTAGGATATCTGAGGCAGGACACAGCAACGCGCCGATACACACTATCGCCGAAGGTCCTGGATTTTGGCTTTGCCTATCTGCGCAACGATGCTCTCATTGAAAAAGCCTTTCCCTACATCCTAGAAGCGAGCAAGACGACACGAGAGACCGTCAACCTCACGGAACTGGATGATACGGAAGTGATTTACGTCTCCCGGCTTCCTAGCAGAAACATAATCAGCGTCGATGTCGTGCTTGGCCAACGGCTTCCCGCCTACTGTACGGCACCCGGACGTGCAATGCTCGCTGCCTTGCCAGATGAGATAGCCGCTGAAATTGTGAATCGCTCTCACCGAATCAAGCGAACAAAGTATACCATCATTGAGCCAGAAAAGATTCTGACGCAGCTCAATGTCATTCGCGCGAAAGGATACGCGATAAGCAATCAAGAGGCCTTCATGGGCGATATTTCCATCGCCGCTGCAGTCCGGAATCACAAAGGCGGCGTCATCGCAGCTGTGAATATTGCTGTGCCACATCCCAGGTGGTCGCCGAAAAAGGCAGAACAAACTTTTGCGCCCGTCGTCATGGAAACCGCACGAGCCATCGGAAAAACCCTGGGTGGTGCGTGACAACAGGATTTAACGCAGTTCCGCCGCTTCCAAGAGCATGCGGCCGATAACAATATCCGCAAGAGCAACACCTGGAAACAAGAAGGCTATCCTTGCGTCGGCATCTACTCTGCCTGCAACCCGGCCCGTGGCTAAATCTCCCAGGTCGCCGGTGAAATCGGCCGCCTCAAAGGTTGGATTGCTCGCACGCAGCGTTAGGCTTTGCTGATTGTCGTCCGTGAAGGTCTGATCAAACCCTCGAAGGCAGTCGCTCCGCCAAGAACGGCCCAGGTCTACCATCGCTGCAAATGCGCCAGGCGCTAGGCGGTCCGCCCTTAGGAAGGGCTTTAGCCCGGGTTGCTCGGGGATCGAACTAACCACAATATCAGCGTCCGTTATGGCCTCGTCTGCCTCTTTGCAAAGCCGTGGCGCGATGCCTCGCTCCGACGCTTTCTCGGCAAAGACGTTCACGGCTTCCAGCCTGCGCCCGTAGATCGCCACTTGTTCGAGTGAAAATTCCGAAGCTAGAGCTTCTAGATGGGTCCAGGCCTGCAGCCCGCAGCCTATGACCGCGAGCCTACTAGCATCAGTTTTGGCTAGGTAGCGGGCCGCAAGTAATGTCAGGCCCGCAGTTCGCAATCCAGTCAGGTGGTTGGCTTCCATGACCGCTAGCGGTCGGCCGCTCTGCGGATCGGACAGCACCAGCAGAGCGTTGATATGTGGCAATCCCCGGGCGCTGTTACCAGCGGCTCCACCCACCCACTTAACGCCCGCCGCCATTCCCGGCACAAGAGCGGGCATGGCATGAAAGAAGGTATCATTCCCGACCGTCGTCAGTTTGGTTTTCGTAGGCATGGCAATTTTGCCTGCAGCGCGCAGCTTGAAAGCGTCCGCCAGAGCGTCGGCAAGCTTAGGTGCGGGGGGTGCAAGTGCTGCCACCTCGGCCTCATTGAGGAACAGCAAGCGGGTCATCCTAAATTCCCAGCATGGCTTTCCACGGAATCGCCCTTCGATCCTCTGATGAGCCCGTGCGTCGCGAAACGCTCTGGACGAAAGGGATGAATATTGATCGGCGGCTCTTCCCCGGCGACCAGGGCGGAAACGATATTCGCCGTTGTTGCACTAGCCGTCAAACCGGTATGTCCATGACCGAAGGCAAAGATCACATCTCGGTTCAACTGGGAGCGGCCGATAACAGGCAAGGTGTCGGGTAAGGTCGGCCTTGAACCCACCCAATGGCGCGGTCGCGTCCGGTTGAGATTTGGAATATAACGAGTGGCAAGTCGCTCAAGCATTGCAATGCGGCGCCCGTTGGGCGCTTTGTCGATGTTCGTTGTAAACTCTGCCGTGCCTGCGACGCGCAGCCCCTGGGCCATGCTGTTGGCCGCCAGCTTTTCCTCGGCAAACATGATTGCGTTGTGGAGGGTAATTCCTGGCTCTGCGTACATGATGTGGTAGCCACGTTCGGCAACCAAGGGAAAGGCATGACCCAGGCCTAGCGCCAGTTGTGCCGACCAAACGCCCGCAGCCAGGACGAGGGTGTCGGCATTGATCGTCTCCTCTTCGGTGACGATTGAGACGCCTCTCTCTGCATTCTGCGAAAGCGCCCGAACTTCGCGTTGCAGGATGCGACCCTGTCGATGTTCAAAATCGGACGCCAGTGCCTTCACAAGACCACCAGGGTCTAGAGTTCGGCCGTGACCACTTAGAAGCACCCCGTTAGTAAAGCCAGCAGCGAGCGCAGGCTCTGCTTCGCGCAGCTCTCCCGCACTCAGTTCTTCGATCGACATGCCCAGTTCACGTCGCAGTTTCCAGACATTGCAGTCTTTGGCATAAGCTTCCTTGCGTCGGTATACATGCAGATAGTTACAGCGCTGAACCAATTGCTTGCAGTTAGCGGCTTCGGCTTGCGCAAGGTGATCTTCAACTGCCTTTACATGAAGGGCATGCAAAGCCTGCCCCACCTTCATGACCCGGTTCGGCGTGGCCGCTCGCTGTGCGGTAGCGAACCAGGGCAGCAGCGTCGGGAGACTGCGCCAATCGACTGCCAACGGGCCGTCGCGCGCTAAAAGCAATCCGGGGACTTGCTTCCAGGTCCCCGGGAGAATCTGTGGCACGCAGGAGCTTGTCGAGATGACACCCGCATTGCCATGAGAACAGGCCTCACCCGGCGAAAGCCTGTCGATCAGGGTCACCTGATAACCCTTCTCCTGAAGCCGTCGCGCTACGGAAACCCCTACGATTCCCGCACCCACCACCACAATCTTCTTTCCTTTGCCGGACCCCAGCATCGCTACAGCCTCTCGTCTTTTAAAGCATACCATTTCATCGCTGCGCGCTGCCCTAATCGCCTGAAGGCCGCCATTGGGTATTTCGGCAGGGCAGCGGTAAGAGGCGTCGGCAGCGACACCTGCTGGCCAGTGATTTTCTCGGCGATACGGCGTCCTGCATGCAAGCTGCAGGATACGCCGCTTCCGATGTATCCCAACGCGTAATGCAAGCTTTGATCATCTTCCGCCGTGGTTATATGGGGAAGGGAATCAGGGGTCAGGGCAACCCAGCCTCCCCAGAAATATTCGACTGAAGGCGCCTTCATGAAAGGAAACTTACGTTCGATAACCCGAAGAAGTTCTTGCCTGTGTGCCGCCATTTGGCGAGGCGTGGCTCTGACCGGCCCCTTACCCCCCAGCATGATGCGATCGTCCGGCAATCGCCGGTAGTAGTGCAGCAATGTGCGGGCATCACTCATGCAATCGCTAGTCACAAAATTCCCCGCCTGTTTTTCCTCCAGCGTCATTGGTCGGGTGACAACGATGTTGGACATGACAGGTAAAAGACGGTGGCGCAATTTTGGAAACAAACCCTCGACGGTATAGCCGTTGGTACTGATGACCAGGTGCCGAGCACGTACCAATCCGCGGGGCGTAGAGATCACGTGCCTGTCTCCATCTTTATCCAGGCCAAGCGCAGGTGTATCGCGGAATATCACTGCCCCCTGGCCACGCGCCGCGCGGACGAGCCCATAGACCAGTTTCAAAGGATGCATCGC from the Limibacillus halophilus genome contains:
- a CDS encoding IclR family transcriptional regulator; this encodes MSQIPSRPPLNGNEPHPIDERLFIGGVQKALLVLRAFYDQTQALSLSEIAKSTGIGRSAAQRFLYTLKVLGYLRQDTATRRYTLSPKVLDFGFAYLRNDALIEKAFPYILEASKTTRETVNLTELDDTEVIYVSRLPSRNIISVDVVLGQRLPAYCTAPGRAMLAALPDEIAAEIVNRSHRIKRTKYTIIEPEKILTQLNVIRAKGYAISNQEAFMGDISIAAAVRNHKGGVIAAVNIAVPHPRWSPKKAEQTFAPVVMETARAIGKTLGGA
- a CDS encoding NAD(P)/FAD-dependent oxidoreductase, yielding MLGSGKGKKIVVVGAGIVGVSVARRLQEKGYQVTLIDRLSPGEACSHGNAGVISTSSCVPQILPGTWKQVPGLLLARDGPLAVDWRSLPTLLPWFATAQRAATPNRVMKVGQALHALHVKAVEDHLAQAEAANCKQLVQRCNYLHVYRRKEAYAKDCNVWKLRRELGMSIEELSAGELREAEPALAAGFTNGVLLSGHGRTLDPGGLVKALASDFEHRQGRILQREVRALSQNAERGVSIVTEEETINADTLVLAAGVWSAQLALGLGHAFPLVAERGYHIMYAEPGITLHNAIMFAEEKLAANSMAQGLRVAGTAEFTTNIDKAPNGRRIAMLERLATRYIPNLNRTRPRHWVGSRPTLPDTLPVIGRSQLNRDVIFAFGHGHTGLTASATTANIVSALVAGEEPPINIHPFRPERFATHGLIRGSKGDSVESHAGNLG
- a CDS encoding aminotransferase class IV, with translation MKFHQGAAWQRGRLIPVGEASIGVTDWGLTHSDITYDVVMVIDDAFFRLEDHLDRFEASMAALRLKPAEDREAIRGALHTIVAASGLTWSYVSMVCSRGAPEIPGIRDPRLCGNHFFAWCVPYVNVIPKDVATRGAHLWVAKSVRRIGEDAVNPRVKNYHWGDFTAGLFEAYDQGADTVLLTAADGTVAEGPGFNVFAVKEGKLVTPARNCLEGITRMTVLEAAAEAGIMVEIRDVPLDDFLEAHEIFTATSGGGPVPVVRVDDRIYGNGVEGPVTKQLREAYWAMTTRPTLRTPVQRKTDLR
- a CDS encoding ornithine cyclodeaminase family protein, coding for MTRLLFLNEAEVAALAPPAPKLADALADAFKLRAAGKIAMPTKTKLTTVGNDTFFHAMPALVPGMAAGVKWVGGAAGNSARGLPHINALLVLSDPQSGRPLAVMEANHLTGLRTAGLTLLAARYLAKTDASRLAVIGCGLQAWTHLEALASEFSLEQVAIYGRRLEAVNVFAEKASERGIAPRLCKEADEAITDADIVVSSIPEQPGLKPFLRADRLAPGAFAAMVDLGRSWRSDCLRGFDQTFTDDNQQSLTLRASNPTFEAADFTGDLGDLATGRVAGRVDADARIAFLFPGVALADIVIGRMLLEAAELR
- a CDS encoding NAD(P)/FAD-dependent oxidoreductase, encoding MIDAPSYPDPLGMSRPLTAQPVTPTYWQATAGTAPDDDGRLESDLDCDVAIIGGGYTGLSCAYHLTKLRVASVAVIEANQPGWGCSGRNGSFARPAIGRVPHADWERKWGAEIADAMFAEALAALETARKVIQEADIDCDVMPEGWLKIAHRAGRVAALQREGDLLRNRYGMAVEFLDAKRLAAEHVACGDGYGALRWPLSFAMHPLKLVYGLVRAARGQGAVIFRDTPALGLDKDGDRHVISTPRGLVRARHLVISTNGYTVEGLFPKLRHRLLPVMSNIVVTRPMTLEEKQAGNFVTSDCMSDARTLLHYYRRLPDDRIMLGGKGPVRATPRQMAAHRQELLRVIERKFPFMKAPSVEYFWGGWVALTPDSLPHITTAEDDQSLHYALGYIGSGVSCSLHAGRRIAEKITGQQVSLPTPLTAALPKYPMAAFRRLGQRAAMKWYALKDERL